A single region of the Acidimicrobiia bacterium genome encodes:
- a CDS encoding helix-turn-helix domain-containing protein, with product MANAQPRADVVLIRWPEEGARLESLRATGAPRLLLVGESLAAPSSIDPLEDWIRLPAADGDLRARVATLQARGKAVTAPTVDADGLLRHRKRWVTLSPVERALVAAMVDRFGAVVGRDTLVRRAWPGASPTRNALDVHMLRLRRRISSLGLEVRTVRARGYLLQEVEGREPAGA from the coding sequence GTGGCGAACGCGCAGCCCCGAGCCGACGTCGTGTTGATCCGATGGCCCGAAGAAGGGGCGCGTCTCGAGAGCCTTCGGGCAACGGGTGCTCCCCGGCTGCTGCTCGTGGGCGAGAGTCTCGCGGCGCCCTCCTCGATCGATCCCCTCGAGGATTGGATTCGGCTGCCGGCCGCGGACGGCGACCTTCGTGCGCGCGTGGCCACGCTCCAGGCCCGCGGCAAAGCAGTCACCGCACCGACGGTCGACGCCGACGGGCTGCTCCGGCATCGCAAACGTTGGGTGACGCTATCGCCCGTCGAGCGAGCCCTCGTTGCAGCGATGGTCGACCGGTTCGGCGCGGTGGTCGGCCGTGACACGCTCGTGCGCCGGGCATGGCCGGGCGCCAGCCCCACTCGAAACGCACTCGACGTGCACATGCTGCGTCTCCGCCGTCGCATCTCGTCCCTGGGACTCGAGGTGCGCACCGTCCGTGCCCGGGGGTACCTACTGCAAGAGGTCGAGGGGCGCGAGCCCGCCGGCGCCTGA
- a CDS encoding hydantoinase/oxoprolinase family protein, translated as MKPSRGSRLQHELLAHGTTVATNALLEHNVGRVALVATRGFSDVIEIARQARPSLYDQHVDRSPPLVPRESRFEVGGRLDGSGSEVEAFDGHVPDIDGVDAVAVCLLHADLDSSHERAVARALVAQGLDVVCSHEVSPEFREYERMVTTVVDAALRPVCRAYLLGLGSLASEVLVMTSAGGLVPLEDAVTRPASLLLSGPVAGVRAAAVVAEACGFPDAVSFDMGGTSTDVCLVRDGAPDPAPALAIAGYPIRLPAVAVHTIGAGGGSIARLDNGGALVVGPRSAGARPGPACYGLGGEHATVTDADVVLGRIPAETAFAALGRIDAVAARRALDGAGVAAEGVVAVVDASMERAVRVVTVEQGVDPRDLALVAFGGAGPLHACGVADALGMRTVIIPPHAGVFSAVGLVSAPRRRELVKTWATPASVAGLDGALDTLGRDASAAVGGAELVETFVDCRYEGQSHELTVHRPAGFPAEHERRNGFARPDAPVEVVALRARASRAAPLTVEQLPAVVRPRVKGPEVVIEPDCSVWVPDGWVAEPGALGAWVMVRA; from the coding sequence GTGAAGCCATCTCGCGGGTCGCGGCTTCAGCACGAGCTGTTGGCGCACGGGACGACGGTGGCCACCAACGCGTTGCTCGAGCACAATGTTGGGCGCGTGGCGCTCGTCGCGACGCGAGGCTTCTCGGATGTGATCGAGATCGCGCGGCAGGCGCGGCCCTCGCTCTACGACCAACACGTCGATCGATCACCACCGCTCGTTCCGCGCGAGTCGCGTTTCGAGGTGGGCGGGCGACTCGACGGATCGGGTTCCGAAGTGGAGGCGTTCGACGGCCACGTTCCCGATATCGATGGTGTCGATGCGGTGGCGGTGTGTCTGCTGCACGCCGATCTCGATTCGTCGCACGAGCGCGCGGTCGCGCGAGCGCTTGTGGCGCAGGGACTCGACGTTGTGTGCTCACACGAGGTCTCACCCGAGTTCCGCGAGTACGAACGTATGGTCACAACCGTTGTGGACGCCGCGCTCCGCCCGGTCTGCCGCGCGTACCTCCTCGGGCTCGGGTCGCTGGCAAGTGAGGTCTTGGTGATGACGTCGGCGGGCGGGCTCGTACCGCTCGAGGACGCGGTGACGCGGCCGGCTTCACTGTTGTTGTCGGGTCCCGTTGCCGGCGTGCGTGCGGCGGCCGTCGTCGCGGAGGCGTGCGGCTTTCCCGATGCGGTGTCGTTCGACATGGGCGGGACGAGCACCGACGTGTGCCTCGTTCGCGACGGTGCGCCGGACCCCGCGCCGGCGCTCGCTATCGCCGGGTACCCGATCCGGCTGCCCGCGGTCGCGGTGCACACGATCGGCGCGGGAGGCGGCTCGATCGCGCGGCTCGACAACGGCGGCGCGCTCGTGGTCGGCCCGCGCAGCGCCGGCGCGCGGCCGGGTCCGGCTTGCTACGGGCTTGGTGGTGAGCACGCGACGGTGACCGACGCCGACGTCGTGCTGGGCCGGATTCCGGCCGAGACCGCCTTTGCCGCGCTCGGCCGTATCGATGCCGTCGCCGCGCGACGGGCGCTCGACGGCGCCGGAGTAGCCGCGGAGGGTGTCGTGGCCGTGGTGGACGCGTCGATGGAGCGCGCCGTCCGCGTCGTGACGGTCGAGCAGGGCGTCGATCCGCGCGACCTCGCGCTCGTTGCCTTCGGCGGCGCCGGCCCGCTGCACGCGTGCGGGGTGGCCGATGCTCTCGGGATGCGCACAGTGATCATTCCGCCCCACGCCGGCGTGTTCTCGGCGGTGGGGCTCGTGTCCGCGCCCCGGCGACGCGAGCTGGTCAAGACGTGGGCGACTCCCGCGTCGGTGGCAGGTCTCGACGGTGCCCTTGATACGCTCGGGCGCGACGCGTCGGCGGCGGTCGGTGGCGCCGAGCTCGTCGAGACCTTCGTCGACTGCCGGTACGAGGGTCAGAGCCACGAGCTCACCGTGCACCGCCCGGCCGGATTCCCCGCGGAACACGAGCGGCGGAACGGCTTCGCGCGGCCCGACGCGCCGGTGGAGGTCGTCGCGCTCCGAGCGCGCGCGTCGCGCGCCGCGCCGCTGACCGTCGAACAACTCCCCGCAGTCGTGCGCCCGCGCGTCAAAGGGCCCGAGGTTGTGATCGAGCCCGACTGCAGTGTGTGGGTTCCCGACGGCTGGGTCGCCGAGCCTGGCGCGCTCGGCGCGTGGGTGATGGTGCGCGCATGA
- a CDS encoding ABC transporter ATP-binding protein, with translation MKAAIEPGWIRKLWPFLVRHKRGVLIAFGVAILGQVITSILPLVQRAIFDNTITTQTEPVGPLLVLLVGLAAVNFLFQYIRRYYGGRYGIDVQNDLRNALFERLQRLDFARHDELPTGQLVSRASSDLQLVQQLLNFMPMLTGNVVLLLLSLFFMLWMSPLLTLVTVLTVPALLFVSLRLRKKMYPAQWDALQRAGEVAGVVDEAVSGVRVVKGFGQEDREIDSLADVAENLYQSRVRNIRIQAKYSSLLAAIPSFGQVGVLAFGGYLAIQGEITLGTFLAFATYLAQLLAPVRMMANIIAVSQQTRAAAERIFEILDSNPVVKEKPGAPRLVAAAGEVVVEHVNYGYLRSEPVLSDFSLRVAPGETVALVGVSGSGKSTVSLLLPRFYDVQEGAIKIDGVDVRDVTLDSLRREVGVVFEDAFLFSDSVRNNIAYGRPDATDDDVRRAAQVAGASDFIAALPDGYDTVVGERGLTLSGGQRQRIAIARAVLTDPRVLVLDDATSSIDARTEEQIHATLREIMEHRTTILIAHRRSTLRLAERIVVMERGHAVEDGTHEELMATSARYRALLSGPGEDAEADAIEELVAAGGVTPDLWRRDDSNGNGARAFVSVAPVLGGGGRGGGGGGGGGGMGAGRAGALQITPELLAAVEALPPADDLPDVDVAAEANKHETFRLRRFVRPYRKQLLIGFGLIVADTLVTLAGPLLVQRGLQNGVLQGSEKVLFIASAFFFLTVTADWLLTWTYTRYTGRTAERLLYALRIRIFSHLQRLALDYYDREMAGRIMTRMTTDVDAFSNLLQTGIIQALVSIMSFVGVLIVLAILSWQLTLAVMAILPPLIIATVWFRRVSSRAYTRAREAISSVNAEFQENISGVRVAQAYVREDKNIDSFRSTTGEYLNARVTTQRIQSFYFPLIMFLSTCADAIVFGYGGTLVQDGVITSATVLTFILFLDQFFAPIQQLSQVFDQWQSALASMTKINELMHTEVSTPDAEQPIEPGRVAGAITLENVHFGYPNTGVEIMHGIDLTVTPGETVALVGETGAGKSTIVKLVARFYDVTSGRVLIDGTPITELDLRAYRRRLGYVPQEPFLFSGTIRDNIAYGRPDATDAEVEQAATAVGAHDFVAELPGGYVHPVTERGRSLSAGQRQLICLARALLVDPSILLLDEATANLDLSTEARVQRAMGLVASGRTTLLIAHRLPTARGADRIIVVDGGQIIEQGGHDELIELGGRYAELWSAFSVEPTTV, from the coding sequence ATGAAGGCGGCGATCGAACCGGGCTGGATCCGGAAGTTGTGGCCATTCCTGGTACGCCACAAGCGTGGAGTCTTGATCGCCTTCGGTGTCGCGATCCTCGGCCAGGTCATCACATCGATCCTGCCGCTCGTACAGCGCGCGATCTTCGACAACACGATCACCACACAGACCGAGCCGGTCGGACCGCTGCTGGTCCTGCTCGTCGGGCTCGCTGCAGTGAACTTCCTCTTCCAGTACATCCGGCGGTACTACGGCGGGCGCTACGGCATCGACGTGCAGAACGACCTGCGCAACGCGTTGTTCGAACGCCTCCAGCGCCTCGACTTCGCACGGCACGACGAACTGCCAACCGGCCAGCTCGTGTCGCGCGCGAGCTCCGACCTCCAGCTCGTGCAGCAACTCCTCAACTTCATGCCGATGCTCACCGGCAACGTCGTCCTCCTCCTGCTGTCGCTGTTCTTCATGCTCTGGATGTCGCCGCTGCTCACCCTGGTGACCGTCTTGACCGTGCCTGCGCTGCTCTTCGTGTCGCTGCGGTTGCGCAAGAAGATGTACCCGGCGCAGTGGGACGCACTCCAGCGTGCCGGTGAGGTTGCCGGCGTGGTCGACGAAGCCGTCAGCGGTGTCCGAGTCGTGAAGGGATTCGGTCAGGAGGACCGCGAGATCGATTCGCTCGCCGACGTCGCCGAGAATCTCTACCAGTCACGCGTCCGCAACATCCGGATCCAGGCGAAGTACTCGTCGCTCCTCGCTGCCATCCCGTCGTTCGGCCAAGTCGGCGTACTGGCGTTCGGCGGTTACCTCGCCATCCAGGGCGAGATCACTCTCGGTACCTTCCTCGCTTTCGCCACCTATCTCGCGCAGTTGCTCGCACCGGTGCGCATGATGGCCAACATCATCGCGGTGTCCCAGCAGACGCGCGCCGCGGCGGAGCGGATCTTCGAGATCCTCGACTCGAACCCGGTGGTGAAGGAGAAGCCGGGCGCGCCGCGGCTCGTCGCCGCAGCGGGCGAGGTCGTCGTCGAGCACGTCAACTACGGCTACCTGCGCTCGGAACCAGTGCTCTCCGACTTCTCGCTGCGTGTCGCCCCCGGCGAGACCGTCGCACTCGTCGGTGTGTCGGGTTCGGGCAAGTCGACGGTGAGCCTGCTGCTCCCGCGCTTCTACGACGTGCAAGAGGGTGCGATCAAGATCGACGGCGTGGATGTGCGCGACGTCACGCTCGATTCGCTCCGGCGAGAGGTCGGGGTCGTCTTCGAGGACGCCTTCCTGTTCTCCGACTCGGTGCGGAACAACATCGCGTACGGGCGCCCCGACGCCACCGACGACGACGTCCGACGCGCTGCGCAGGTCGCCGGCGCGTCCGACTTCATCGCCGCGTTGCCCGACGGATACGACACGGTGGTCGGTGAACGCGGGCTCACACTCTCGGGCGGGCAACGGCAACGCATCGCGATCGCGCGCGCCGTGCTCACCGATCCGCGCGTCCTCGTTCTCGATGACGCGACGTCGTCGATCGACGCGCGCACCGAGGAGCAGATCCACGCAACATTGCGCGAGATCATGGAGCACCGCACCACCATCCTCATTGCGCACCGGCGCTCCACACTTCGCCTCGCCGAGCGGATCGTCGTGATGGAGCGCGGTCACGCGGTCGAGGACGGTACGCACGAGGAGCTCATGGCCACCTCGGCGCGCTACCGCGCCCTGCTTTCGGGACCGGGCGAAGACGCCGAGGCCGACGCGATCGAGGAGCTCGTCGCTGCGGGCGGCGTCACCCCCGACCTCTGGCGCCGCGACGATTCCAACGGCAACGGCGCCCGGGCCTTCGTCTCCGTCGCCCCCGTCCTCGGCGGCGGCGGGCGGGGCGGAGGCGGGGGCGGGGGGGGCGGTGGCATGGGCGCGGGCCGGGCGGGCGCGCTCCAGATCACGCCCGAACTCCTGGCCGCGGTGGAGGCGCTCCCGCCTGCCGACGACCTTCCCGACGTCGACGTCGCGGCGGAGGCGAACAAGCACGAGACCTTCCGGCTCCGGCGCTTCGTTCGCCCCTACCGCAAACAGCTGCTCATCGGCTTCGGCCTCATCGTGGCCGACACGCTCGTCACGCTCGCCGGCCCCCTGCTCGTCCAGCGCGGCCTGCAGAACGGCGTGCTCCAGGGTTCGGAAAAGGTGCTGTTCATCGCGTCCGCGTTCTTCTTCCTCACCGTCACTGCCGACTGGCTGCTCACGTGGACGTACACGCGCTACACGGGCCGCACCGCGGAGCGGCTGCTCTACGCGTTGCGCATCCGGATCTTCTCGCATCTGCAACGGCTCGCGCTCGACTACTACGACCGGGAGATGGCGGGTCGCATCATGACCCGTATGACCACCGACGTCGACGCGTTCTCCAACCTCCTCCAGACCGGCATCATCCAGGCGCTGGTCAGCATCATGAGCTTCGTCGGGGTGCTGATCGTCCTGGCGATCCTGTCGTGGCAGCTCACCCTCGCGGTGATGGCGATCCTTCCACCGCTCATCATCGCGACCGTGTGGTTCCGTCGCGTGTCCTCTCGCGCGTATACGCGTGCGCGCGAAGCCATCTCGAGCGTCAATGCAGAGTTCCAGGAGAACATCTCAGGCGTGCGGGTCGCGCAGGCGTATGTGCGCGAAGACAAGAACATCGACTCGTTCCGCAGCACCACCGGCGAGTACCTGAACGCCCGTGTCACCACGCAGCGAATCCAGTCGTTCTACTTCCCGCTTATCATGTTCCTCTCTACATGCGCGGACGCGATCGTGTTCGGGTACGGCGGCACGCTCGTACAAGACGGCGTTATCACCAGTGCCACCGTGCTCACATTCATCCTGTTCCTCGACCAGTTCTTCGCGCCGATCCAGCAGCTGTCGCAAGTGTTCGACCAATGGCAGTCGGCCCTCGCGTCGATGACGAAGATCAACGAGCTCATGCACACCGAGGTGTCCACGCCCGACGCCGAGCAACCGATCGAGCCTGGCCGCGTCGCCGGCGCGATCACCCTCGAAAACGTGCACTTCGGCTATCCGAACACCGGCGTCGAGATCATGCACGGCATCGACCTCACCGTCACACCGGGCGAGACCGTGGCGCTGGTGGGCGAGACCGGCGCAGGGAAGTCGACGATCGTGAAGCTCGTGGCGCGCTTCTACGACGTCACGTCAGGCCGGGTCCTGATCGACGGCACGCCGATTACCGAGCTCGACCTGCGCGCCTACCGCCGGCGGCTCGGGTACGTGCCGCAGGAACCGTTCCTGTTCTCCGGCACGATCCGCGACAACATCGCCTACGGGCGGCCTGACGCGACCGACGCCGAGGTGGAGCAGGCAGCGACGGCGGTGGGCGCTCACGACTTCGTGGCCGAGTTGCCCGGCGGCTACGTGCATCCGGTCACCGAGCGCGGACGATCACTTTCGGCCGGGCAACGCCAGCTCATCTGCCTGGCGCGCGCGCTGCTCGTCGACCCGTCGATCCTGCTGCTCGACGAGGCAACCGCGAACCTCGACCTGAGCACCGAAGCCCGGGTCCAGCGGGCGATGGGTCTCGTCGCGTCCGGTCGAACCACGTTGCTCATCGCCCACCGGCTTCCCACCGCGCGCGGCGCCGATCGGATCATCGTGGTCGACGGCGGGCAGATCATCGAGCAGGGCGGCCACGACGAGCTGATCGAGCTCGGCGGACGCTACGCCGAGCTCTGGTCTGCGTTCAGCGTGGAACCCACCACCGTCTGA
- a CDS encoding cation:proton antiporter, whose protein sequence is MDVTGVLLDILVVLIAAKLAAEIAERINVPAVVGEIVAGVIIGPSVLALVSSNETLSVLGELGVILLLLAVGMEMDLGELGAVGRASMSVAVIGVIVPMVGGFVVASALGHSDNQSLFIGAALSATSVGITARVFSDLRALATVEARTVLGAAVADDVLGLVILTVVVRLVSEGSVSVLDVAGILLVAIAFLVLTVALGSRFAPGLFQFLDRHARSAGTLVALALAFTLALAELADAAQLAPIVGAFVAGLALSGSSAAERIQRELAPVGHLFIPVFFLQIGIDVNVDDFIRPEVLRIAGALLAVAVIAKVVAAVGALGAPGDKRLIGIGMIPRGEVGLIFATIGLREGILGGNLYAALLLVVLATTLVTPPLLRWRLLQLRAGQSARADSSAPEPEGGWLRRHDGAIDLAADPPAQLALHVAFDAALAIASGARPGSKLLDWLGVWSDTPLRFDAAATKKLFSVLVDGDPRAWRFLETTGVLERALPELADAVRRRRDDPFLLDPAHVLRFALVERIRELIDADPVAAEEHARLEHPEWLLLAALILETAGDDSSPVELARRIVHRLDLGAAAEQEIALLVGDSVLLRGAAREVDGLVEERVYPIATHLERPERARALYLLTLALGDLEPWDRERLDELYKLVLDLLEQPEVTGLEARNLIERRRAEALRLAQDGRAVAERIQHAPRELLLMQEARDIARQAKLLEPLPARGRARVAVRPLDDGEWGIDVASRDRPGLLATVAGVLSHHGLDILDAVVATWGDGGALDSFRVRGTSSRTTPPNSEGLESSIVTAFDAPLESPPNPDAELYFDDHSSPWYTLCEVRSPDHRGLLHDLAAGISSARANVHMARLATIAGNAVDRFELTDRNGRKLDDAMEAMVVRAIREGVRRRRLPSLRR, encoded by the coding sequence ATGGACGTCACCGGGGTTCTCCTCGACATCCTCGTCGTGCTCATCGCGGCGAAGCTCGCGGCGGAGATCGCCGAGCGCATCAACGTGCCTGCGGTGGTCGGCGAGATCGTCGCCGGTGTGATCATCGGCCCCTCGGTGCTCGCTCTCGTCTCGTCCAACGAGACGTTGAGCGTCCTCGGCGAGCTGGGCGTGATCCTGCTCCTGCTCGCGGTCGGTATGGAGATGGATCTGGGCGAGCTCGGCGCGGTCGGTCGTGCGTCGATGTCGGTCGCCGTGATCGGCGTGATCGTCCCGATGGTGGGCGGGTTCGTCGTTGCGAGCGCACTGGGGCACAGCGACAACCAGTCGCTCTTCATCGGCGCCGCGCTCTCGGCGACGAGCGTCGGCATCACCGCGCGCGTGTTCAGCGACCTGCGCGCGCTCGCGACCGTAGAGGCGCGGACGGTGCTCGGCGCCGCGGTGGCGGACGACGTGCTCGGCCTCGTGATCCTCACCGTCGTCGTGCGCCTTGTCTCGGAAGGTTCCGTGTCGGTGCTCGACGTCGCGGGAATCCTGCTCGTCGCGATCGCGTTCCTCGTGCTCACCGTGGCACTCGGGTCGCGATTCGCACCGGGATTGTTCCAGTTCCTCGACCGGCACGCGCGGTCGGCGGGCACGCTCGTCGCGCTCGCGCTGGCCTTCACCCTGGCGTTGGCGGAGCTGGCCGATGCCGCGCAGCTTGCCCCGATCGTGGGCGCGTTCGTCGCCGGGCTCGCGCTCTCCGGGAGCTCTGCCGCCGAGCGGATCCAGCGCGAGCTCGCGCCTGTCGGCCACCTCTTCATTCCCGTGTTCTTCCTTCAGATCGGGATCGACGTGAATGTGGACGACTTCATTCGTCCCGAGGTGCTCCGGATCGCGGGCGCGCTGCTCGCAGTGGCGGTGATCGCCAAGGTGGTGGCTGCGGTGGGCGCCCTCGGAGCGCCCGGCGACAAGCGCCTCATCGGCATCGGGATGATCCCGCGCGGTGAGGTAGGGCTGATCTTCGCCACCATCGGCCTGCGCGAGGGCATTCTCGGCGGCAACCTCTATGCCGCGCTGCTGCTCGTGGTGCTCGCGACCACCTTGGTGACGCCCCCGCTGCTGCGCTGGCGTCTCCTCCAACTCCGTGCCGGGCAGAGCGCACGCGCCGACAGCAGCGCGCCCGAGCCCGAGGGGGGATGGTTGCGGCGCCATGACGGCGCCATCGACCTTGCGGCGGATCCTCCGGCGCAGCTCGCGTTGCATGTCGCGTTCGACGCCGCGCTCGCCATCGCGAGCGGTGCCCGTCCGGGGTCGAAGCTGCTCGATTGGCTCGGAGTGTGGAGTGACACGCCGTTGCGGTTCGATGCCGCGGCCACGAAGAAGCTCTTCTCCGTTCTGGTCGACGGCGACCCGCGTGCCTGGCGGTTCCTCGAGACTACGGGAGTGCTGGAGCGTGCGCTTCCCGAGCTTGCCGACGCGGTTCGCCGCCGTCGCGACGATCCGTTCCTTCTCGATCCCGCGCATGTCCTGCGGTTTGCGCTCGTCGAACGCATCCGCGAGCTCATCGACGCCGATCCCGTGGCCGCGGAGGAGCACGCGCGCCTCGAACATCCGGAGTGGCTGTTGCTCGCAGCGCTCATCCTCGAGACTGCCGGCGACGACTCGTCACCGGTAGAGCTTGCGCGCCGAATTGTTCACCGTCTCGACCTCGGTGCGGCTGCGGAACAGGAGATCGCGTTGCTCGTGGGCGATTCGGTTCTGCTGCGGGGAGCCGCGCGCGAGGTCGACGGGCTCGTCGAGGAGCGGGTGTACCCGATCGCCACGCACCTCGAGCGTCCCGAGCGTGCCCGCGCGCTCTACCTGCTCACGCTCGCACTCGGTGACCTCGAACCGTGGGACCGCGAGCGCCTCGACGAGCTGTACAAGCTCGTGCTCGACCTGCTCGAGCAACCTGAAGTCACGGGGCTCGAGGCGCGCAACCTGATCGAGCGGCGCCGCGCCGAGGCGCTCCGGCTCGCGCAGGACGGCCGCGCCGTGGCCGAGCGGATCCAGCACGCGCCGCGTGAGCTTCTGCTCATGCAGGAAGCACGCGACATCGCGCGACAGGCGAAGCTGCTCGAGCCGCTTCCCGCACGTGGGCGAGCGCGCGTCGCCGTACGTCCGCTCGACGACGGTGAGTGGGGGATCGACGTTGCGTCCCGTGATCGTCCGGGCTTGCTCGCGACCGTCGCGGGCGTGCTCTCGCACCACGGCCTCGACATCCTGGACGCGGTCGTCGCGACCTGGGGCGACGGCGGCGCACTCGATTCGTTCCGCGTGCGCGGGACGTCGTCGCGCACCACGCCACCAAATTCGGAGGGGCTCGAGTCGTCGATCGTCACCGCATTCGATGCGCCTCTCGAGTCGCCGCCCAACCCCGACGCGGAGTTGTACTTCGACGACCACTCGTCGCCGTGGTACACGCTCTGCGAGGTCCGTAGCCCCGACCACCGGGGGCTGCTGCACGACCTGGCCGCGGGGATCTCGTCGGCGCGCGCCAACGTGCACATGGCGCGGCTCGCCACCATCGCGGGGAACGCGGTCGACCGCTTCGAGCTCACCGACCGGAACGGCCGCAAGCTCGACGACGCGATGGAGGCCATGGTGGTCCGCGCGATCCGTGAAGGCGTGCGCCGCCGGCGCCTTCCGAGCTTGCGCCGCTGA
- a CDS encoding MarR family transcriptional regulator: MSEHTEQDRDILTLVWVVRELERACADLTLPQYRLLALIVRGEERASSLAGQLALARPTVSAAVETLVTNGMVDRTSVDGDRRAVRLTITSAGRAALQVAERAMREKLDALLADVRDTSVIEDALDQLAGALTAQGERAHTKRADGMGVSATR; the protein is encoded by the coding sequence GTGAGCGAGCACACGGAGCAAGACCGGGACATCCTCACCCTGGTTTGGGTCGTGCGTGAGCTGGAACGGGCGTGCGCCGACCTGACCCTTCCCCAGTACCGCCTGCTCGCGCTGATCGTTCGCGGTGAGGAGCGCGCCAGCAGCCTCGCCGGGCAGCTGGCGCTGGCCCGCCCCACGGTGTCGGCCGCGGTCGAGACGCTGGTCACCAACGGCATGGTCGACCGCACGTCGGTCGACGGCGACCGTCGGGCGGTTCGGCTCACCATCACTTCGGCGGGACGCGCGGCGCTCCAGGTCGCGGAGCGCGCGATGCGCGAGAAGCTCGACGCCCTCCTGGCCGACGTCCGCGACACGTCGGTGATCGAGGACGCCCTCGACCAGCTCGCCGGCGCCCTCACCGCGCAAGGCGAACGAGCTCACACCAAGCGAGCCGATGGTATGGGAGTCAGCGCCACACGATGA